One genomic region from Lysobacterales bacterium encodes:
- a CDS encoding 3' terminal RNA ribose 2'-O-methyltransferase Hen1, with product MQLLISTTHPPATDLGYLLSKNPERHQTFALSFGTAHVFYPEASPERCSVALVVDVDPVGLVRGRGEGDGPLTQYVNDRPYSASSFLAVAIAQVFSSGMAGSSKARAELAATAIPLEAEVPVLRCRAGAAKLRACFEPLGYQVDIEALPLDERFADWGESRYFRLKLSGQLRLSELLQHLYVLLPALDGDKHYFVGSDEVQKLLAKGGDWLASHPERDWILSNYLKRQRSLVREALGQLLTAPEEDVESGEREKEAGEQQLERALSLNDRRMAAVEDVLLRSGAATVLDVGCGEGRLLARLLAQRQFRRILGMDVSALCLERAAERLKFDRLAPLQRARIELLQGSLTYRDARMAGFDAACAIEVIEHIDANRLTAFERTLFEYAAPGLVIVTTPNVEYNVRFANLPAGAMRHRDHRFEWTRAEFQHWAHGVCERHGYTVEFLPIGDVDPEFGPPTQMGVFSR from the coding sequence ATGCAATTGCTCATAAGCACCACCCATCCGCCGGCCACCGATCTCGGCTATCTGCTCTCGAAGAACCCCGAGCGTCATCAGACGTTCGCGCTGTCCTTCGGCACCGCCCATGTCTTCTATCCCGAGGCCTCGCCGGAGCGCTGCTCGGTCGCGCTGGTGGTCGATGTCGACCCGGTGGGGCTGGTGCGTGGGCGCGGCGAGGGCGACGGGCCGCTGACCCAGTACGTCAACGACCGCCCGTATTCCGCCTCGTCGTTTCTGGCGGTCGCGATCGCGCAGGTGTTTTCCAGCGGCATGGCGGGCAGCAGCAAGGCGCGTGCGGAGCTTGCGGCGACTGCGATTCCGCTGGAGGCCGAGGTTCCTGTGCTGCGCTGCCGTGCAGGTGCGGCCAAGCTGCGCGCCTGCTTCGAGCCACTGGGCTACCAAGTCGACATTGAAGCGCTGCCACTCGATGAGCGCTTCGCCGACTGGGGCGAAAGCCGCTATTTCCGCTTGAAACTCAGCGGGCAGCTGCGTCTGTCCGAGCTGCTGCAGCACCTCTACGTGCTGCTGCCCGCGCTGGATGGCGACAAGCACTACTTCGTGGGCAGTGACGAGGTGCAGAAGCTGCTGGCGAAGGGCGGCGACTGGCTGGCTTCGCATCCCGAGCGCGACTGGATTCTGTCGAACTATCTCAAGCGCCAGCGCTCGCTGGTGCGCGAGGCCCTGGGCCAGCTGCTCACTGCGCCGGAGGAAGACGTCGAATCCGGCGAGCGCGAGAAAGAGGCCGGCGAGCAGCAGCTGGAGCGTGCGCTCAGTCTCAACGATCGCCGCATGGCCGCGGTGGAGGACGTGCTGCTGCGCAGCGGCGCGGCCACCGTGCTGGATGTCGGCTGCGGCGAAGGCCGCCTGCTGGCGCGGCTGCTGGCGCAGCGCCAGTTCCGCAGGATTCTCGGCATGGATGTGTCCGCGCTCTGCCTCGAACGCGCGGCCGAGCGCCTCAAGTTCGATCGGCTGGCGCCCTTGCAGCGCGCCCGCATCGAGCTGCTGCAGGGCAGCCTGACCTACCGCGATGCGCGCATGGCCGGCTTCGATGCCGCCTGTGCCATCGAAGTGATCGAACACATCGACGCCAATCGCCTCACGGCTTTCGAGCGCACCCTGTTCGAGTACGCCGCTCCGGGCCTGGTGATCGTCACCACCCCGAACGTCGAGTACAACGTGCGTTTTGCCAATCTGCCTGCGGGCGCGATGCGCCACCGCGACCACCGCTTCGAATGGACGCGCGCCGAGTTCCAGCACTGGGCACACGGCGTCTGCGAGCGCCACGGCTACACCGTCGAATTCCTGCCGATCGGCGATGTCGACCCTGAGTTTGGGCCGCCGACCCAGATGGGAGTGTTCAGCCGATGA
- a CDS encoding polynucleotide kinase-phosphatase produces MSTVRIPELALVALIGASGSGKSTFARTHFKPTEVISSDYCRALVSDDENDQAATQDAFDVLYYIAGKRLAAGKLTVVDATNVRPEDRKRLVALAREHHVLASAIVFDLPERLLHERNEARPDRDFGPHVVRSQTQSLHRSLRGLEKEGFKVAAVLRSVEAVAEVQITREKAWNDKRDQHGPFDIIGDVHGCLDECVQLLRALGYSVAGPREAPEVTPPQGRRAIFVGDLVDRGPDSPGVLRLVMAMVANGSALCVPGNHDVKLMKKLRGRDVKITHGLAETLQQLESEPDEFRKAAGDWIYSLVSHLVLDDGKLVVAHAGMKEKLQGRASGAVRDFALYGETTGETDEYGLPVRFDWASEYRGQAMVVYGHTPVPEAEWVNRTICVDTGCVFGGKLTALRYPERELVSVPAARTYYEPIKPLAPPAAPTRDASVLDVEDVLGKRILKPRLGRSVTIREENARAALEVMSRFAVDPRWLVYLPPTMSPPAAAAEGELLERPREAFDYYRSEGVSQLVCQEKHMGSRAVVVLCRDEDVAARRFGIRGDGRGVIYTRTGRRFFADGGMEEALLDKLDRAMQASGLWDGLATDWIALDAELLPWSAKAGDLLRQQYAPTGTAATQALRASSAWADQAAARGIDLGALPATLAQRSDAVGRYVAEYRRYCWPVNSIADLRLAPFHVLAYEGAATLEQGHRWHLDLIDRLCAADAGLFRVTQRRFVDLSQPESEAAAIAWWHEITSAQSEGMVIKPLDGLVQGKKGLLQPAIKCRGREYLRIIYGPTYTEPANLDRLRQRGLTPKRALALREFMLGHEALHRFVEREPLYRVHECVFGVLALESEPVDPRL; encoded by the coding sequence ATGAGCACTGTCCGCATTCCCGAACTCGCCCTGGTCGCGCTGATCGGTGCCTCCGGCTCCGGCAAGTCGACCTTTGCGCGCACCCACTTCAAGCCGACGGAGGTGATCTCCTCGGACTACTGCCGCGCGCTCGTGTCCGACGACGAGAACGACCAGGCCGCCACCCAGGACGCGTTCGACGTTCTCTACTACATCGCGGGCAAGCGGCTGGCCGCCGGCAAGCTCACCGTAGTCGACGCCACCAATGTGCGGCCGGAAGACCGCAAGCGCCTGGTGGCCTTGGCGCGCGAGCACCATGTGCTGGCCTCGGCCATCGTGTTCGACCTGCCCGAGCGCCTGCTGCACGAGCGCAACGAGGCCCGCCCCGATCGCGACTTCGGCCCGCACGTGGTGCGCTCGCAGACGCAGAGCTTGCATCGCTCCCTGCGCGGCCTGGAGAAGGAAGGCTTCAAGGTCGCCGCGGTGCTGCGCAGCGTCGAGGCCGTCGCCGAGGTGCAGATCACCCGCGAGAAGGCCTGGAACGACAAGCGCGACCAGCACGGCCCTTTCGACATCATCGGCGACGTGCACGGCTGCCTGGACGAATGCGTGCAGCTGCTGCGCGCCCTGGGCTACAGCGTGGCTGGCCCCCGCGAAGCCCCCGAAGTCACTCCGCCCCAGGGGCGCCGCGCGATCTTCGTCGGTGATCTGGTCGACCGCGGGCCGGACTCACCCGGCGTGCTGCGTCTGGTGATGGCCATGGTCGCCAACGGCAGCGCCCTGTGCGTGCCCGGCAACCACGACGTCAAGCTGATGAAGAAGCTGCGCGGCCGCGACGTCAAGATCACCCACGGCCTTGCCGAAACGCTGCAGCAGCTCGAATCCGAGCCCGACGAGTTCCGCAAGGCTGCCGGCGATTGGATCTACTCGCTGGTCAGCCATCTGGTGCTGGATGACGGCAAGTTGGTCGTCGCCCATGCGGGCATGAAAGAGAAGCTGCAGGGCCGCGCCTCCGGCGCCGTGCGCGACTTCGCGCTGTACGGCGAGACCACCGGCGAGACCGACGAGTACGGTCTGCCGGTGCGCTTCGACTGGGCCAGCGAATACCGCGGCCAGGCCATGGTCGTCTACGGCCACACGCCGGTGCCCGAGGCCGAATGGGTGAACCGCACGATCTGCGTCGATACCGGCTGCGTGTTCGGCGGCAAGCTCACCGCGCTGCGCTACCCGGAGCGCGAGCTGGTCAGCGTGCCGGCCGCGCGCACCTACTACGAACCGATCAAACCACTGGCCCCGCCCGCGGCCCCGACGCGCGACGCCAGCGTACTCGACGTCGAGGACGTGCTGGGCAAGCGCATCCTCAAGCCGCGCCTCGGCCGCAGCGTGACCATCCGTGAGGAGAACGCACGCGCCGCGCTCGAAGTGATGAGCCGCTTCGCCGTAGACCCGCGCTGGCTGGTCTACCTGCCGCCCACGATGTCGCCGCCGGCCGCAGCCGCCGAAGGCGAGCTGCTGGAGCGCCCGCGCGAAGCCTTCGACTACTACCGCAGCGAGGGCGTCAGCCAGCTGGTCTGCCAGGAAAAGCACATGGGCTCACGCGCCGTCGTCGTGCTGTGCCGCGACGAAGACGTCGCCGCACGCCGCTTCGGCATCCGCGGCGATGGCCGTGGCGTGATCTACACGCGCACCGGCCGCCGATTCTTTGCCGACGGCGGCATGGAAGAGGCGCTGCTCGACAAGCTCGATCGCGCCATGCAGGCCAGCGGCCTGTGGGACGGACTCGCCACCGACTGGATCGCGCTCGATGCCGAGCTGCTGCCCTGGTCAGCGAAGGCTGGCGATCTGCTGCGCCAGCAATACGCGCCCACCGGCACCGCCGCCACGCAGGCGCTGCGCGCATCCTCCGCGTGGGCGGATCAAGCCGCCGCGCGAGGCATCGACCTCGGCGCACTGCCCGCGACGCTGGCCCAGCGCAGCGACGCCGTGGGTCGCTACGTGGCCGAATACCGCCGCTACTGCTGGCCAGTGAACAGCATCGCCGACCTGCGTCTCGCGCCCTTCCACGTGCTGGCCTACGAGGGCGCGGCGACGCTTGAGCAGGGCCACCGCTGGCACCTCGACCTGATCGACCGCCTGTGCGCCGCCGATGCCGGTCTCTTCCGCGTCACCCAGCGCCGCTTCGTCGACCTGAGCCAGCCCGAGAGCGAGGCGGCCGCCATCGCCTGGTGGCACGAGATCACCTCAGCGCAAAGCGAGGGCATGGTCATCAAACCGCTCGACGGCCTGGTCCAGGGCAAGAAGGGTCTGCTGCAGCCGGCCATCAAATGCCGCGGCCGCGAGTACCTGCGCATCATCTACGGGCCGACCTACACGGAACCCGCCAACCTCGACCGCCTGCGCCAGCGCGGGCTGACGCCCAAGCGTGCGCTGGCCCTGCGCGAGTTCATGCTGGGCCACGAGGCCCTGCACCGCTTCGTGGAGCGCGAACCGCTGTACCGGGTGCACGAATGCGTGTTCGGCGTGCTGGCGCTGGAGAGCGAGCCTGTGGACCCGCGGCTTTGA
- a CDS encoding CSLREA domain-containing protein, giving the protein MSAHAATINVSTTADAYAADGLCSLREAITSANNDASPFVLAGECGSGSGVDLILVPSGLYLLSRTGAQEESNLTGDLDIRSSLNIRGAGIRATQITSNATDRIFDVNVQGVTVSIEDLQLFLGVAPAADTFGGGGIRSFARQIALRRVSLVRNGLAVSDVSKCGGGLLTFNFFGSALIEDSEFDGNLSAVGAPGGNPRAGDGAAICTSGTVLTVRRTRFTGNNAAGQSIAQGGALALEDSSALIEDSVFVSNAAGSSGDGGAIWHSVGSLTVRRSSFTGHSANRGAVVFLSGAEVNIESSSFAQNRANQGGVFMLASTVDTALSVKSSTFVGNSSAGGAVVDASECTISGRCSVSLWSNLMARGAPEDGTACVLAAAVGLASRGGNALLQGDSCSLAHPNDLQLASSGIAPAQTDARGRRFYLPLEDGPLIDSGDCAGLNFDQAGASRPVQQPQPDRVDGCDIGAIELPALILFGNGFEAPASSPVHR; this is encoded by the coding sequence ATGTCGGCACACGCAGCGACCATCAACGTCTCCACCACGGCCGATGCCTACGCCGCAGATGGGCTGTGCTCGCTGCGCGAGGCCATCACCAGTGCGAACAACGACGCTTCACCCTTTGTGCTGGCCGGTGAATGTGGCTCCGGTAGCGGCGTGGATCTGATCCTGGTGCCCTCAGGCCTTTACCTGCTAAGCCGAACGGGGGCGCAGGAGGAAAGCAATCTGACCGGAGATCTGGACATCCGCAGCTCCCTGAACATCCGCGGCGCCGGGATCCGTGCGACCCAGATCACTTCGAACGCCACGGATCGGATCTTCGACGTGAACGTTCAAGGCGTCACCGTGAGCATTGAGGATCTGCAGCTGTTCCTGGGGGTGGCGCCCGCGGCCGATACCTTTGGTGGTGGCGGCATTCGTTCCTTCGCCCGGCAGATCGCTTTGCGACGCGTCAGCTTGGTTCGCAACGGCCTCGCGGTGTCGGACGTCAGCAAGTGCGGCGGAGGATTGCTGACCTTCAACTTCTTCGGCAGTGCGTTGATCGAAGACTCCGAGTTCGACGGCAACCTGAGCGCTGTTGGCGCTCCAGGGGGCAATCCGAGGGCGGGCGACGGAGCAGCGATCTGCACCTCGGGCACCGTGCTGACGGTGCGTCGAACCCGCTTCACTGGCAACAACGCCGCCGGGCAGTCCATCGCCCAAGGCGGCGCATTGGCTTTGGAAGACTCGTCGGCGCTGATCGAGGACAGCGTGTTCGTCTCGAATGCCGCGGGTTCGAGCGGCGATGGCGGGGCCATCTGGCACTCCGTTGGGTCGCTCACGGTGCGTCGCAGCAGCTTTACGGGTCATTCCGCGAATAGAGGCGCTGTCGTGTTCCTCAGTGGGGCTGAAGTGAACATCGAGTCTTCGAGCTTCGCCCAGAACCGCGCCAATCAAGGCGGTGTCTTCATGCTGGCCAGCACCGTGGACACCGCGCTGAGCGTGAAGAGCTCCACATTCGTCGGTAACAGCAGTGCGGGCGGTGCGGTGGTGGACGCCAGCGAATGCACCATCAGTGGTCGCTGCTCGGTCTCGCTGTGGTCGAATCTGATGGCGCGAGGCGCTCCCGAGGACGGCACGGCCTGTGTGCTCGCCGCCGCCGTCGGTCTCGCGAGTCGAGGCGGCAACGCGCTGCTCCAGGGGGACAGCTGCAGCCTCGCGCATCCCAACGATCTGCAGCTCGCATCCAGCGGAATCGCCCCCGCACAAACCGACGCACGCGGCCGTCGCTTCTACCTGCCGCTTGAGGACGGGCCGCTGATCGACAGCGGCGATTGCGCCGGGCTGAACTTCGATCAAGCCGGTGCCAGCCGCCCCGTCCAACAGCCCCAGCCCGATCGCGTCGATGGCTGCGATATCGGCGCGATCGAGCTGCCCGCTCTGATCTTGTTCGGGAACGGGTTTGAGGCTCCGGCCAGCTCCCCTGTGCATCGATGA
- a CDS encoding RCC1 repeat-containing protein translates to MACFPSAQAQTPLNDILKIAAGGGHNCGLTTGGGVKCWGANFGGQLGDGTIVDRLTAVDVSGLSSGVSAITAGFGYSCGLTTGGGVKCWGSNFRGQLGDGTTSDRLTAVDVSGLSSGVSAIAAGSSHTCALTTDGGVKCWGNNVFGQIGDGSITTSRLTAVDVIGLGSGVIAIAAGQFHTCALTTGGGVKCWGLNMDGRLGDGTTTSRSTAVDVSGLSSGVSAIAAGETHTCALTTGGAVKCWGRNGFAVQSLTPVDVSGLESGVSAIAAGRSHTCVLITGGGVKCWGSNFRGQLGDGTTSDRLTAVDVSGLSSGVNAIAAGQFHTCALTTSGGVKCWGDNFYGQLGDDTTAVRSTAVDASGLGSGVNSTAAGDRHSCALTTGGGVKCWGSNNYGQLGDGTDTARRAAVDVNGLGSGVIAIAVGGIHTCALTTGGGVKCWGSNLFGRLGDGTSTDHWTAVDVSGLGSGVSAIAAGDRHTCALTTGGGVKCWGDNVTGQLGDGTVTNRLTAVDVSGLGNGVSAIAAGGIHSCALTTGGGVKCWGSNFYGQLGDGSTTNGLTAVDVSGLGSGVIAIAAGGIHSCALTTGGGVKCWGHNFSGRLGDGTTTDRLTAVDVSGLSSGVSAVAAGSDHTCALTTGGGVKCWGYNRNGQLGDGTTIDRLTAVDVSALSSGVNAIASGSDHTCALTSGGGVKCWGSHQNGQLGIGGRNYGLPGDVLMSDFVFFNGFENEP, encoded by the coding sequence ATGGCTTGCTTCCCTTCGGCGCAAGCCCAGACACCGCTGAACGACATCCTCAAGATCGCCGCGGGCGGTGGCCACAACTGTGGTCTCACCACTGGCGGCGGAGTGAAGTGCTGGGGCGCAAACTTCGGCGGTCAGCTTGGCGACGGCACCATCGTGGATCGCCTGACTGCAGTGGACGTCAGCGGTCTGAGCAGTGGGGTCAGTGCGATCACCGCGGGCTTCGGCTATAGCTGCGGCCTCACCACTGGCGGCGGGGTCAAGTGCTGGGGCTCAAACTTCCGCGGCCAGCTCGGTGACGGCACTACCTCGGATCGCTTGACTGCGGTGGACGTGAGTGGGCTGAGCAGCGGTGTCAGCGCCATTGCCGCGGGCAGCTCCCACACCTGCGCCCTCACCACCGACGGTGGGGTGAAGTGCTGGGGCAACAACGTGTTCGGTCAGATCGGTGACGGCTCCATCACTACCAGTCGTTTGACTGCAGTGGACGTGATTGGACTGGGCAGTGGGGTCATCGCCATCGCCGCGGGACAATTCCACACCTGCGCCCTCACCACGGGTGGCGGGGTCAAGTGCTGGGGCTTGAATATGGATGGTCGGCTCGGTGACGGCACCACCACTAGTCGTTCGACTGCGGTGGACGTCAGCGGACTGAGCAGCGGGGTCAGCGCCATCGCCGCGGGCGAAACCCACACCTGCGCCCTCACCACCGGCGGCGCGGTCAAGTGCTGGGGCCGAAACGGCTTCGCCGTCCAGAGCCTCACTCCGGTGGACGTCAGCGGGTTGGAAAGTGGGGTCAGCGCCATCGCCGCGGGCCGATCCCACACCTGTGTCCTCATCACGGGCGGCGGGGTCAAGTGCTGGGGCTCAAACTTCCGCGGCCAGCTCGGTGACGGCACTACCTCGGATCGCTTGACTGCGGTGGACGTCAGTGGGCTGAGCAGCGGTGTCAACGCCATCGCCGCAGGCCAGTTCCACACCTGCGCTCTCACCACGAGCGGCGGAGTCAAGTGCTGGGGCGACAACTTCTACGGTCAGCTCGGTGACGACACCACCGCTGTTCGCTCGACTGCGGTGGATGCCAGCGGGCTGGGTAGCGGGGTCAACTCCACCGCCGCGGGAGACAGGCACTCCTGCGCTCTCACCACCGGCGGCGGGGTCAAGTGCTGGGGCAGCAACAACTACGGTCAGCTCGGTGACGGCACCGACACCGCTCGACGGGCTGCGGTAGACGTCAACGGCCTCGGCAGCGGGGTCATAGCCATCGCCGTGGGCGGCATCCACACCTGCGCCCTCACCACGGGCGGCGGGGTCAAGTGCTGGGGCAGTAACCTTTTCGGTCGGCTCGGCGACGGCACATCCACAGATCACTGGACCGCGGTGGACGTCAGCGGACTTGGCAGCGGGGTCAGCGCCATCGCCGCGGGAGACAGGCACACCTGCGCCCTAACCACCGGCGGCGGGGTCAAGTGCTGGGGCGATAACGTCACTGGACAGCTCGGGGACGGCACCGTCACGAATCGCTTGACAGCGGTGGACGTCAGCGGGCTGGGCAACGGGGTCAGCGCCATCGCCGCGGGCGGCATCCACAGCTGCGCCCTCACCACGGGCGGCGGGGTCAAGTGCTGGGGCAGCAACTTCTACGGCCAGCTCGGGGACGGCAGCACCACCAACGGCTTGACTGCGGTGGACGTCAGCGGGCTGGGCAGCGGGGTCATCGCCATCGCCGCGGGCGGCATCCACAGCTGCGCCCTCACCACGGGCGGCGGGGTCAAGTGCTGGGGCCACAACTTCAGCGGCCGGCTGGGTGACGGCACCACCACTGATCGCTTGACCGCAGTGGACGTCAGCGGACTGAGCAGCGGCGTCAGTGCCGTCGCCGCGGGCAGTGACCACACTTGTGCCCTCACCACCGGCGGCGGGGTGAAGTGTTGGGGCTACAACCGCAACGGCCAGCTCGGTGACGGCACCACCATAGATCGCTTGACTGCAGTGGACGTCAGCGCACTCAGCAGCGGCGTCAACGCCATCGCCTCAGGCAGCGACCACACCTGTGCCCTCACCAGTGGCGGCGGAGTCAAGTGCTGGGGATCTCATCAGAACGGCCAGCTGGGCATCGGCGGCCGCAACTACGGGCTGCCTGGCGATGTGCTGATGTCCGACTTCGTGTTCTTCAACGGGTTTGAAAACGAGCCGTGA
- a CDS encoding glycine zipper 2TM domain-containing protein: MYDLLRRTLLLAGIALLLSACVGYERQGSGYGSQRGYAGEQRDYARNDDGRRHDDRYGARRCDSCGTVESIHEDWEQDRPSGGGAVLGAILGGVVGNQVGSGSGRQAATVAGAVIGGVAGHQVELRRGDERRVYRFEVRMDTGQWAQVTQRELRGLRVGDRVDLRQQQLYAID; this comes from the coding sequence ATGTACGACCTTCTTCGCAGAACCCTGCTGCTCGCAGGCATCGCCTTGCTGCTGTCCGCCTGTGTCGGCTATGAGCGCCAAGGCAGTGGTTATGGCTCACAACGGGGCTATGCCGGAGAGCAACGCGACTACGCGCGCAACGATGACGGACGTCGTCACGACGACCGCTATGGCGCGCGCCGCTGCGATAGCTGCGGCACCGTGGAATCCATCCATGAGGACTGGGAGCAGGATCGCCCCAGCGGCGGCGGTGCTGTACTCGGCGCCATCCTGGGCGGCGTGGTCGGCAACCAGGTCGGTTCCGGCAGTGGCCGCCAAGCTGCGACCGTGGCTGGCGCCGTGATTGGCGGTGTCGCCGGCCATCAAGTCGAGCTCCGGCGTGGCGATGAGCGCCGCGTCTACCGCTTCGAAGTGCGGATGGATACCGGGCAGTGGGCTCAGGTCACCCAGCGTGAGCTCCGTGGTTTGCGCGTAGGCGACCGCGTGGACCTTCGCCAGCAGCAGCTCTATGCCATTGACTGA
- a CDS encoding class D sortase, which translates to MNRLPHALEIGCWSAGLALGLAYLGPRGLGEWERTQAVAEFHRFAPAASPEPSSATAAPRLALPPSVPDQSLWSEGRIALHAAETETAATVLADQAIAEAVGTGLAAERIPPPQPLALLRIARLGLEVPVYAELNERNLNRGAAHVAGTVAPGAVGNSAIAAHRDGYFRVLQTVALGDLVELDLARGSERYRVSALSIVEPTDISPLAAIDTAALTLITCYPFFFVGSAPQRFIVRAERIPPDPSVVIDTRADGALLQIHARSTTP; encoded by the coding sequence GTGAACCGGCTGCCGCATGCGCTGGAGATCGGTTGCTGGTCGGCCGGCTTGGCGCTGGGTCTGGCCTATCTCGGCCCGCGTGGCTTGGGCGAGTGGGAACGCACGCAGGCGGTGGCCGAGTTTCATCGCTTCGCGCCTGCGGCATCGCCTGAGCCCTCATCCGCCACCGCCGCGCCCCGCCTTGCGCTGCCGCCTTCCGTGCCGGATCAGTCGCTGTGGTCAGAGGGCAGGATCGCCCTGCATGCCGCTGAGACCGAGACCGCCGCGACTGTGCTCGCAGATCAGGCCATCGCGGAAGCTGTTGGCACCGGCCTGGCCGCCGAGCGAATTCCGCCACCGCAGCCTCTGGCCCTGCTGAGGATCGCGCGGCTGGGTCTGGAAGTGCCGGTCTATGCCGAACTCAACGAACGCAATCTCAATCGCGGCGCCGCGCATGTGGCCGGCACCGTGGCGCCCGGCGCTGTCGGCAATAGTGCCATTGCGGCGCATCGCGACGGCTATTTCCGCGTGCTGCAGACGGTCGCCCTAGGCGATCTGGTGGAGCTTGATCTGGCTCGCGGCAGCGAGCGCTATCGGGTCAGTGCGCTATCGATCGTCGAGCCCACGGATATCAGCCCCCTGGCTGCGATCGACACGGCTGCGTTGACCCTCATCACCTGCTACCCCTTCTTTTTTGTCGGCAGCGCACCGCAGCGCTTCATCGTGCGCGCCGAGCGGATTCCCCCGGACCCGAGTGTCGTCATCGACACACGTGCGGACGGGGCTTTGTTGCAGATCCACGCCAGGAGCACCACACCATGA
- a CDS encoding trypsin-like serine protease, which translates to MRPIALLLLLATTSAHAIVIRDDVRDQQYRIAASDFPALVDLPMEAHGVLIAPQWVVTVAHAVSPALDCVEIGGEQRAVRRVVIHPGYRRPPQAMVDAALASGDWAAFFEFMAGTDDIALIELAEPVQDIAPVALYSDPALGATVRILGRGATGTGAQGHDLQASRRTELRQGYNVIDLDQGRWLAYTFDAPPAALPLEASMGSGDSGGPLLIAVGDAWQLAGLAAWKRAVVEGTEIRQGKYGESSIGVRLQHYAAWIQQTMTDGVE; encoded by the coding sequence ATGCGCCCGATTGCCCTGCTGCTGCTTCTCGCAACGACCTCCGCCCACGCCATCGTCATCCGCGACGACGTGCGCGATCAGCAGTACCGAATCGCAGCCTCCGACTTCCCTGCCCTTGTCGACCTGCCGATGGAAGCCCACGGCGTGCTGATCGCGCCGCAGTGGGTGGTGACCGTGGCGCACGCGGTGAGCCCCGCGCTGGACTGCGTGGAGATCGGCGGCGAGCAGCGTGCGGTGCGGCGCGTGGTGATCCATCCCGGCTACCGGCGGCCGCCGCAAGCGATGGTTGACGCGGCGCTGGCGTCCGGCGACTGGGCTGCATTCTTCGAGTTCATGGCAGGCACCGACGACATCGCGCTGATCGAGCTCGCCGAGCCGGTGCAGGACATCGCACCGGTCGCGCTCTACAGCGACCCGGCGCTGGGCGCGACGGTGCGAATCCTGGGCCGCGGTGCCACCGGGACGGGCGCGCAGGGCCATGACCTGCAGGCGTCACGGCGCACTGAACTGCGTCAGGGCTACAACGTGATAGACCTGGACCAAGGCCGCTGGCTCGCCTACACCTTCGACGCTCCGCCTGCGGCACTGCCTCTGGAAGCCAGCATGGGCAGCGGCGACAGCGGTGGGCCGCTGCTGATTGCCGTCGGCGATGCTTGGCAGCTGGCGGGCCTTGCGGCCTGGAAACGCGCCGTGGTCGAGGGCACCGAGATTCGGCAGGGCAAGTACGGCGAGTCCAGCATCGGCGTGCGGCTGCAGCACTATGCGGCGTGGATTCAGCAGACGATGACGGACGGTGTGGAGTAG